The Meiothermus sp. genome segment CTGCGATACAGCAGCCAGAAGGCCAGGGGGGTGAACAGCATGTACCAGACATACAGCCCCAGAATCTCCGAGCCGTTGTAGCCATCTTGCAGGGTGAAAACACCGGCCACAAACTCCAGCACGTTTTGCTTTTTGTCCCAGGGGTCGTACCAGACCCTGAGCCCCAGCAGGCTGAGGCTCATGAAGCCCAGGGCAATCAGAACCGCCGTGCGGTAGAGCACCAGCAGCCGCGACAGAACCCGCTCGAGGGATTGCAGGAGGGTCTGGCGGCTGGCCAGGATGCCTAAGGTGAGGCCAGAGATGAAATAAAAACCCTCGGCGGCACTGATGTAAAAGTTGAGTCGACCCGAAAAAACATACAAAAACGATTCGCCGCCAATATGGTCAATGGCCATCGCGAACAGGCAAAAGCCCCGCAGCCAATCTATGCGCAAATCGCGGCTTGTAGAGTCGGAATATACCCAAGAACGTAACCAGGAGGCCATATGCTACCCAGTATAAATTTTCAGGGTGAAGCGCTGGGTCAAAAAATGCTTGCGCTATGGCGAACGTTTGGTGATGAGAAAGTGGCAGGCCCGATGCCCGTTCCGCTGGCAGAAGGGGCGCTCGGCGGGCAGGCCGGTGGCCTTGGTGATCACCTTGGGCGGCAGGTTGCATACCGGCTCGAAACGTTGTCCGGTTGCGTAGTACAAGCAATTGTAGGCTTTGAGCTCCCACCCCGCCGGGGTTTCCTCCAGGGTGCCCAGCATGTCGCCGTAGTCCATGTGGGTGAGCAGGGCACGGAGCTTGGCCGGGCCCTCGAGGCCCTGAAGCTTGCGCCTTAGCTCTGCCGCCATGCTTTCAGCCACCCCGTCCAACAACCGCTCAATGAGGCCCTCGCGCTCGGCCTCGGCCAGCACGGCGTCCAGAAGCTCGGGGTAGCGTTTGGGGAAGAGGCCCTCCGAAGCCTGGGTCAACCGGTAGACCGTGGCTGGGCGACCCTTGCCTTCGCGGCGCTGTTCTCGCGCCAGCCAGCCGCTTTTTTCCAGGCTGTGCAGTTGGTGCCGAACGGCGGTCTCGCTCAGGCCTAGGTGCGCCATCAGTTCCTTGATGGTGCTGGGGCCGTGCTGTTTGAGGTATTCCATCAGGGGACGGGGGGTTTTCATGCTGACTCCAGGGGGCTTGGTTTATTTTTCACTATTTTCGCTATTGAAATAGCACTAAATGAAGTATACCCTTAAATCAGAGATTCGGTGCGATTTATGAACCCGAACTCACCGACTCAGAGGAGGGGAGTATGAAACCCAACGAAGGTACAACCGACCGGATCATTCGCCTGGTGCTGGCAGCGGTGTTCTTCCTGCTGGCTTTTACGGTGGCCGGTGGGGTGTGGGTCTATGTGGCCGTCGGCCTGGGTGCGATCATGCTGCTGACAGCAGCCATTGGCTTCTGCCCACTGTACGCACTTTTGGGCATCAACACCTGCCCGGTACCCCAGCGCAAAGCCTAGAGCAACGCAAGGGTGGGTCTGCCTTTGTTCACAGTTTTTTTCGCGACACGATGGGTAGAATATAAGTGGAATCGGGTCAATCAAAACCCAGGGGTGCTAGCGCCTGTAAGCGATTGATTGGCCCATTCCCTAACGAGGAGGAAACTATGGTTCCCAATGTGGGTAGCACAGACCGGCTGGTTCGCTACATTCTGGCGGTGGTGTTTTTCCTGATCGCCTTTTTTGGTAGCAGCGGCATCTGGGCCTGGGTGTTTGGTCTTTTGGGGGTGATTATGGCAGTAACCGCCACCCTCAACTTCTGCCCCATCTGGGCGGCGTTCAAAATTAATACTCGAGGTAAAGCGACCTGAGCGCGCTCCTCCCTCGCCCCGGCTTTCAGGCCGGGGTTTTGTTTTGGGTCAGCGCATGGGGCGGAAGGGTGTTGATGGCACCTCGAGCCCCCCACAGCAACCAGAAGGTCAGAGAAAAACAAAGGCCACCAGCAAAAATAGCGTCCCTGGCCCCTGAGCCTGGTATACCGCACCCCCCACCGGCCCGGCAATCAGGTGGGCCAGGCCAAAGGCCAGCCCGTTGCGCAGGCTTTGCAGGGTGCTGACCCGATGGGCTTTGGCACGGGCGTCCACAATCCGTACCGAACCCACGAAAAACAGGCCGAACCCATCCCGACCAGCATCCCACAGGGCAGCATCAGCACCGGGCTGTTGGCCAGGGCCATGCTGACATAGGCTGGTGATCTGGTAACCAGGAACTCGGTGTACACCGCAGTCCCTCTCCATGAGCTGCACATGGCAATTTTGCCCAATTAACCCGCTTCAAAACGCGCCACAAAACAAGTTGCCCGTGCACTGGGCATGCCAAGGTAATGTCAAAAGAAACGCACCTTTGCGGTAAGCTGGGCCTAACCGTTTTTTTGACTGGGCTTGTTCGCTACACTGCCCTGACGGTAGGTTAATACAGTTCGGCAGGAGGTTTGCATGAAGCCATCTTTGCGTCCGGGTGTTTTAGCTATCGTTTTGATTGTGCTGGCGGCCTGTACGCAGGCCCAGCCCACCCAACCCCAGCCCCAACTGACCGCTCAGGCCGTCTCGAATGGCGTGGTGATTAGCCAGGTGTATGGCGGGGGTGGCAACAGCGGGGCCCCTTTCACCCACGACTTTGTCGAGCTGTTCAACCGCGGGAGCACGCCGGTTTCCCTGGATGGCTGGTCTGTCCAGTACGCCAGTGCGACGGGTACCGGCAGCTTTGGCGCCAGCAGCACCCAGCTCACCGAGTTGCCCAGCGTGACGCTGCAACCCGGGCAGTACTACCTTGTGCAGCAGGCAGGGGGTACGGCGGGTGCGGCTCTGCCTGCACCGGACTTAATTGATCCCACGCCCATTGCCATGGCAGCGGCAGCGGGCAAGGTAGCGCTTGTCTCGAGCACCGCCCCCCTGGGTTGTAATGGCGGCTCCACCCCCTGTTCTGCCGCCCAACTGGCCCAAATTGTAGATCTGGTTGGGTATGGCAATGCCAATTTCTTCGAGGGTTCGGCGGTGGCCCCCACCCTCTCCAACACCACCGCTGCGCTGCGCAAGGGCAACGGCTGCACCGAAACCGACCAGAACGCTGCCGACTTTGAAGCAGCCGCGCCCAGCCCGCGCAACACAGCTTCCGCCCGCAATTTTTGCGGGGAGTCGGCCCCCAGCGTGGTGGCCTCGGTTCCGGCCCCAGGCGGTACCATCAACCCCAACGATAACCTGGCCCTCACCTTCAGCGAGCCCGTGAACGTGAGTGGCAACTGGTTTGAAATTGCCTGCTCGGCCAGTGGAACGCGCACGGTGGCCGACGCAGTGGTCTCGGCCAACGCCACCTCCACGCAGTTCGTCATTAACCCCAACGTCGATTTCGCCTCGGGCGAGAGTTGTACCCTCACGGTTTTTGCCGCGCAGGTGTCGGATGTGGATACCCTCGACCCCCCCGACACCATGAGCGCCAACTTTGCCCTTGCCTATAACCCGGTCTCGGTCTGCGACCTGCCCCATACCCCCATCTACCAGATTCAGGGCAGCGGCCTGGCGGCGGCCATTACCGGCAGTGTGGTCACCAAGGGCGTGGTGGTGGGCGACTATGAAGGCCCTACCCCGGCCCTGCGTGGTTTTTATATCCAAGACCCCACCGGCGATGGCGATAACACCACCTCCGACGGCATTTTCGTGTTCAACGCCAACAACGACAACGTTTCGCTGGGCGATGTGGTGCGGGTGACCGGAACGGCGAACGAGTTCCAGGATCAGACCCAGGTGAGTGCGACCTCCATTACCAAGTGCGGCAGCGGAACCGTCACACCTGTAGACGTGACCCTGCCTTTTGCCTCGGCCACCGATGCCGAGCGCTACGAGGGCATGCTGGTGCGCCTACCCCAGACCCTCTACGTGACCGAGCACTTCCAGCTCGGGCGCTTTGGGCAGGTGGTGCTCTCGTCGGGCGGCAGGCTGATGCAGCCCACCCACGTGACCACGCCCGGCGCTGCGGCCAATGCCCTGCAAGCTCAGAACAACCTCAACCGCATCATCCTGGATGACGCCCTGCAAAACCAGAACCCCGACCCCATTTTGTTTGGCCGCAATGGGCAGCCCTTGAGCGCCAGCAACACCCTGCGCGGGGGCGACACCGCCACGGGCATTGTGGGCGTGATGACCTATACCTGGGCTGGTAACGCCGCCAGCGGCAACGCCTACCGGGTGCGGCCTATTGGGGCCTTGAACGGTTACGCGAACTTTGTGGCGGCCAACCCGCGCCCCACCACCTCGCCCGCTGTGGGGGGAACCCTGCGGGTGGTGGGGATGAACCTGCTCAACTTCTTCAATACCTTTGACGGGCTGCCGGACACAGTAGACAACTGTACGAACGGGGTGGGGGGTGCGCCCACCGACTGCCGGGGCGCCGATACCCTGCCCGAGTTCAACCGCCAGTGGCCCAAGACGGTCGCGGCCGTCCTGGCCATGAACCCGGATGTGCTGGGCTTCAACGAGATGGAAAACGACGGCTACGGTCCCGACAGTGCTATTGCCTTCCTGGTGGACAAACTCAACGAAGCCACCGCGCCAGAAACCTTTGCCTTCATCGACGCCGATGCGGCCACCGGCCAGGTGAACGCCCTGGGCAGCGATGCCATCAAGGTGGGCCTGATCTACAAGCCGGCCCGCGTGACCCCGGTGGGCCAGACGGCAGTGCTCAACACCGCAGCCTTCGTGAACGGCGGCGACAGCGCCCCACGCAACCGAGCCTCCTTGGCCCAGGCCTTCCAGCAAAACGACAACGGGGCCATTTTCATCGTGAACGTGAACCACCTCAAAAGCAAGGGCTCGGCCTGCGACCTGCCCGACCAGGGCGACGGGCAGGGCAACTGCAATGCGGTACGCACCAATGCTGCGCACCAGCTTGCGGCCTGGCTGGCCACCCACCCCACCGGCATTGCCGACCCGGACGTGCTCCTGATTGGCGACTACAACGCCTACGCCCAGGAAGACCCCATTACCGCCCTCAAAAATGCGGGCTTTGTGAATCTGCTCGAGACCCGCCTGGGCCCTGGGGCCTACTCGTATGTGTTCGATGGGCAGTGGGGCTACCTCGACCATGCCCTGGCCTCGGCCTCCCTGAATGCGCAGGTTGCTGGGGTGGCCGAGTACCACATCAACGCCGATGAGCCCAGCGTGCTCGACTACAACACCGACTTCAAGACCGTAAACTTGCAAGCGGTGCTCTATGCCCCCGATCAGTTCAGGGTGTCCGACCATGACCCGGTGGTGGTGGGGCTGAACTTGGCTGCTCCGGGGGCCTGGTTCTTTGGCCCCATTGCGCCGTTCCCGGCCTTCAGCAACGTCAACTCGGGCCAGACCATCCCGCTCATCTTCAGCCTGGGCGGCAACAAGGGGCTCGACATCTTTGCGCCAGGGTTCCCCAAGTGGCAGGTGATTCCGTGTGGCTCTACCGCTGCGGTGAACGGCACCCACCCCACCAGCAGCAAAGGGGGCCTCCGCTACAACCCCCTGCAAGATCGCTACACCTACCCCTGGAAAACCGAGAAAGCCTGGGCCGGTAGCTGCCGCCAACTGGTGGTGCGCTACACCAACGGCATTACCTACCGGGCCAACTTCAACTTTGTGAAGTAGCTGCCCATCAAGAGAGCCGAGTGGGGTCAACTGGCCCCACTCGAGTTTTGCGGTAAACCTTATGTCAGATTCGGTTGATTCGTTACCGTACGGTAACGAATCAACCCGACCGAAGTTATCCGCGTAGCGGAGGGCGATACCGCCCCTTGGAAGTTATCCGCGTAGCGGAGGGCGATACCGCCCCTTGGAAGTTATCCGCGTAGCGGAGGGCGTAAGCCCCTTTGGAAGGGAGACGCTTTCTTCGCCGACCGTTCGGGAGGGGTGTGCTCTAGGATTCAAAAAGATAGCCCCTGGGGGTCTTTGGTTTGGATGATTATCTTTTTGAATCCGGTATAATCTGTCCAGGACAAAGCTATCTTGAAGTTGGATGGCTCAAAATATGTGGCGAGCGCTCTAATCCTTTAACTTCTTCGCCGCCTCAATAAGCGCAGGCAATACCTGGTGCACGTCGCCCACAATGCCATAGTCGGCAACCTTGAAGATGGGGGCCTCGGCGTCCTTGTTCACCGCCACGATGTACTTGCTTTTGTTCATGCCAGCCTGGTGCTGTACCGCGCCGCTCACCGCCAGAGCAATGTAGACGTTGGGCTGTACGGTCTTGCCGGTCTGGCCCACCTGCTCGCCGTAGGGCCGCCAGCCCGCATCCACCACCGCGCGGGTCGCGCCCACCGCTGCGCCCAGGGCGTTGGCCAGTTCTTCCACTCCCGCAAAAGCCTCCGGGCTGCCCAGCCCGCGCCCGCCTGTAACCACCACGGTGGCCTCGGTCAGCGAGACCCCTTTCTTCTGCTCGGCTACGCGTTCCAGGATCTCTACCCCAGCGGGAATGCTTACCTCGAGGGCCTCTACTGTACCGCTACCCTGGGGCTCGGCCAGGGGGGTGGTGTTGGGTTTGGCCGTAAAGACCACCGGCAAGGGGGCCTGCTGACGCTCGGTGACGCGGTTCAGAAAGCTGTAGCGGGTGCCGATGATGCTTTGACCGTCGGTGCTGGTTTCCAGGGTGTCTTCCAGCAGCCCGGCCTTCATCCTGTAGGCCAGCCGGGCCGTCCAGGTGCGGCTTTGGCGGCCCCCGGAGGCGATGACCACCTGGGCTGCGCTTTTTTGTACTGCGCTGTAGGCGGCCTGGGCCCACTTTTCAGCGGTGTAGGGCCCTACCTCGGCAGCGTAGACCACCGGCAGGTACTGGGCGGCCTCCTGGGCCACGGATGAAGTGTTTTCGCCAATCACCACGCCTGCAATGGGGCCCAGGCTCGCAAGCTGCCGGGCGCGGCTGATGGCTTCGAGAGCGCCCTTGCGCAGGCGCTGGCCGTCGTGTTCAAGAACTACCAGAATCATGGGGAACCTCCGATTGGCGGACAACCAAGATGCCTTTTGGCCTTTCACCCTGGCTTATCGGCTAAATTGCCTTGGCTTCTTCGTGTAAGAGCCGCACCAGCTCGTGCGCGGCGGCCACGGGGTCTTTGCCGTCCAGCACCTTGTTCAGGCGGGTACGTTCCTGGATGGTCTGCTCCACAATAGCCACCTTGCTGCTGGTACTGACGGGCACCTTTTTGAGCTCTTTGCGCTTGGCCTTCATGATGCCGGGTAGGGTGGGGTAGCGGGGTTCGTTGAGGCCCTGCTGACTGGTGAAGACGGCGGGTAAGGCCACCCGCACCACCTCGGCGCCCTCGTCGAGGTCGTGCTTGGCTTTGGCGTGAGACTCGCCCTCGAGTTCGATCTGGGTGGTCCAGCTCACCACCGGCCAGGAGAGCGCCTCGGCGATGGCCGGCCCCAGGGCCTGAGCGTCCCAATCGGCCTGCTGCCCGCCGGTGAAGACCAACGTGGGGGCTTCGGCCTTTATAACCTCGGCCAGGGCCTCGGCCTGGGTGATGGGGTCGGTGTAGCCCTCGGCGACCAGATGAACGGCCCGGTCAATGCCCATGGCAAGGGCAGTGCGGATGGCCTCCTCGAAGCGCTCTGGGCCCATGGCCACCACCACGCTCTCGCCGCCGTGCTTCTCCTGAAGCCTGATGACTTCCTCCACCGCCCACTCGTCCATCTGGTCGAGGATCATGGTGGCCCCGGAGAGGTCTACCTGGCCCCCCTCGATCTTGAGGCGGGACTCACCGTCGGGTACTTGCCGGATGACTGCTATGAATTTCATCTTATGCCTCCAAAGGTAGTAAAGGGTCTATAGTTTGTGGTCAATGATCTATCGTCAGGGCCCAATTAAAGTTGGTGTCTAGGTTTTTGAGCAGGGCGTTGAGCTTACCATTTAAGGTGCTGGTTTGATTGTAAAGGTGTTGAACTGCGGCCTGTTGCAAAAAGCCGAACTCAGCAGCAAGGTGCAGCGAACAGACCGTATCGAGTAGGGAACCTCGAGCCTGATACAGGAAGCGACAGAAGTCTTTGTCGGTACTGCGCCCTTTTTTCTCAACAATGTTGCGCGCAATCGAATTGGCAGCTCGTCTTAGCTGGCTGGTGAGACCAAATCGTTCCTTTTCAGAGAAGGCTCCACTAAGCTGGTAAACCTGCACCGACAAGGCCACACTCAGATGGTAAACCTCGAGCTGCTCAAATCCAAAAAAACCGCTGCTGCTTAGTGGTCGAGCTTTGCGTTGTTTATTTTCCATAGAAATGTTTTTGGCTATAGACCATCGGCTACAGACTATTGACTCAAAATGTGCCGCGCAATGATGAGCCGCTGGATTTCGTTGGTGCCCTCGTAAATCTGGTTCAGCTTGACATCGCGTAAAAGCTTTTCTACCGGGTACTCGTGCATGTAGCCAAAGCCGCCGTGGATCTGTATGGCCTGGTTGGCCGCCTCGAAGGCCATTTCCGAGGCATAGGCCTTGGCAATGGCAGCGGCGTGGGCCTGGGGCAGCCCCTGGTCGGTCAGCCAGGCCGCGTAGTAGGTGTAGGCACGGGCGGTCTCGAGGCCCATCAACATCTCGGCCAGCTTGAACTGGATGGCCTGGAACTCGGCGATGGGCTTGCCAAAAGCTTCGCGCTCCTTGGCGTACTTGGTGGCCTCTTCCAAAGCCCGCCGGGCCACCCCCACACTGCCCGCCGCCACCGGGATGCGGGTTTTGTCCAGGGTGTGCATGGCGATCTTGAAGCCATCGCCCTCCTGGCCCAGCAGGTTCTCGGCGGGCACCCGGC includes the following:
- a CDS encoding metalloregulator ArsR/SmtB family transcription factor; protein product: MKTPRPLMEYLKQHGPSTIKELMAHLGLSETAVRHQLHSLEKSGWLAREQRREGKGRPATVYRLTQASEGLFPKRYPELLDAVLAEAEREGLIERLLDGVAESMAAELRRKLQGLEGPAKLRALLTHMDYGDMLGTLEETPAGWELKAYNCLYYATGQRFEPVCNLPPKVITKATGLPAERPFCQRNGHRACHFLITKRSP
- a CDS encoding DUF2892 domain-containing protein — protein: MKPNEGTTDRIIRLVLAAVFFLLAFTVAGGVWVYVAVGLGAIMLLTAAIGFCPLYALLGINTCPVPQRKA
- a CDS encoding DUF2892 domain-containing protein; this encodes MVPNVGSTDRLVRYILAVVFFLIAFFGSSGIWAWVFGLLGVIMAVTATLNFCPIWAAFKINTRGKAT
- a CDS encoding ExeM/NucH family extracellular endonuclease — its product is MKPSLRPGVLAIVLIVLAACTQAQPTQPQPQLTAQAVSNGVVISQVYGGGGNSGAPFTHDFVELFNRGSTPVSLDGWSVQYASATGTGSFGASSTQLTELPSVTLQPGQYYLVQQAGGTAGAALPAPDLIDPTPIAMAAAAGKVALVSSTAPLGCNGGSTPCSAAQLAQIVDLVGYGNANFFEGSAVAPTLSNTTAALRKGNGCTETDQNAADFEAAAPSPRNTASARNFCGESAPSVVASVPAPGGTINPNDNLALTFSEPVNVSGNWFEIACSASGTRTVADAVVSANATSTQFVINPNVDFASGESCTLTVFAAQVSDVDTLDPPDTMSANFALAYNPVSVCDLPHTPIYQIQGSGLAAAITGSVVTKGVVVGDYEGPTPALRGFYIQDPTGDGDNTTSDGIFVFNANNDNVSLGDVVRVTGTANEFQDQTQVSATSITKCGSGTVTPVDVTLPFASATDAERYEGMLVRLPQTLYVTEHFQLGRFGQVVLSSGGRLMQPTHVTTPGAAANALQAQNNLNRIILDDALQNQNPDPILFGRNGQPLSASNTLRGGDTATGIVGVMTYTWAGNAASGNAYRVRPIGALNGYANFVAANPRPTTSPAVGGTLRVVGMNLLNFFNTFDGLPDTVDNCTNGVGGAPTDCRGADTLPEFNRQWPKTVAAVLAMNPDVLGFNEMENDGYGPDSAIAFLVDKLNEATAPETFAFIDADAATGQVNALGSDAIKVGLIYKPARVTPVGQTAVLNTAAFVNGGDSAPRNRASLAQAFQQNDNGAIFIVNVNHLKSKGSACDLPDQGDGQGNCNAVRTNAAHQLAAWLATHPTGIADPDVLLIGDYNAYAQEDPITALKNAGFVNLLETRLGPGAYSYVFDGQWGYLDHALASASLNAQVAGVAEYHINADEPSVLDYNTDFKTVNLQAVLYAPDQFRVSDHDPVVVGLNLAAPGAWFFGPIAPFPAFSNVNSGQTIPLIFSLGGNKGLDIFAPGFPKWQVIPCGSTAAVNGTHPTSSKGGLRYNPLQDRYTYPWKTEKAWAGSCRQLVVRYTNGITYRANFNFVK
- a CDS encoding electron transfer flavoprotein subunit alpha/FixB family protein produces the protein MILVVLEHDGQRLRKGALEAISRARQLASLGPIAGVVIGENTSSVAQEAAQYLPVVYAAEVGPYTAEKWAQAAYSAVQKSAAQVVIASGGRQSRTWTARLAYRMKAGLLEDTLETSTDGQSIIGTRYSFLNRVTERQQAPLPVVFTAKPNTTPLAEPQGSGTVEALEVSIPAGVEILERVAEQKKGVSLTEATVVVTGGRGLGSPEAFAGVEELANALGAAVGATRAVVDAGWRPYGEQVGQTGKTVQPNVYIALAVSGAVQHQAGMNKSKYIVAVNKDAEAPIFKVADYGIVGDVHQVLPALIEAAKKLKD
- a CDS encoding electron transfer flavoprotein subunit beta/FixA family protein is translated as MKFIAVIRQVPDGESRLKIEGGQVDLSGATMILDQMDEWAVEEVIRLQEKHGGESVVVAMGPERFEEAIRTALAMGIDRAVHLVAEGYTDPITQAEALAEVIKAEAPTLVFTGGQQADWDAQALGPAIAEALSWPVVSWTTQIELEGESHAKAKHDLDEGAEVVRVALPAVFTSQQGLNEPRYPTLPGIMKAKRKELKKVPVSTSSKVAIVEQTIQERTRLNKVLDGKDPVAAAHELVRLLHEEAKAI
- a CDS encoding four helix bundle protein, encoding MENKQRKARPLSSSGFFGFEQLEVYHLSVALSVQVYQLSGAFSEKERFGLTSQLRRAANSIARNIVEKKGRSTDKDFCRFLYQARGSLLDTVCSLHLAAEFGFLQQAAVQHLYNQTSTLNGKLNALLKNLDTNFNWALTIDH